A single genomic interval of Nonomuraea rubra harbors:
- a CDS encoding bifunctional 4-hydroxy-2-oxoglutarate aldolase/2-dehydro-3-deoxy-phosphogluconate aldolase yields MYRWEIVQAVTEQRVFGIVRSAGPQEALSAAEAVLDAGLRAVEVALTTPRALTAVAELTTRRPEALVGAGTVLDEAAARAAVEAGARFLVSPNLHPGVIRAGHRYGVPVFPGVATPTEIVRALEEGADAVKIFPASAVTPSWLRDVRAALPQVPAIPTGGVTIDNAPAWIAAGAVACGMGSALTSGGAQAAGERVASLLARLAQAG; encoded by the coding sequence ATGTACCGCTGGGAGATCGTTCAGGCGGTCACCGAACAACGGGTGTTCGGGATCGTCAGGAGCGCGGGCCCGCAGGAGGCGCTGTCCGCCGCCGAAGCCGTGCTGGACGCCGGGCTGCGGGCCGTGGAGGTGGCGCTCACCACGCCCAGGGCGCTCACCGCCGTCGCGGAGCTCACCACACGGCGGCCCGAGGCGCTGGTCGGCGCCGGCACCGTGCTCGACGAGGCCGCCGCCCGCGCCGCAGTCGAGGCCGGGGCCCGCTTCCTGGTCTCGCCCAACCTGCACCCCGGCGTGATCCGCGCCGGGCACCGCTACGGCGTGCCGGTCTTCCCCGGCGTCGCCACGCCGACGGAGATCGTCCGGGCCCTGGAGGAGGGCGCGGACGCCGTGAAGATCTTCCCGGCGTCGGCGGTGACGCCGTCCTGGCTGCGTGACGTGCGGGCCGCGCTGCCGCAGGTCCCCGCCATCCCCACCGGCGGGGTGACCATCGACAACGCGCCCGCCTGGATCGCCGCCGGCGCCGTGGCCTGCGGCATGGGCTCCGCGCTGACCTCGGGCGGCGCCCAGGCGGCGGGGGAGCGGGTCGCGTCGCTGCTCGCCCGCCTCGCGCAGGCGGGCTGA
- a CDS encoding MFS transporter codes for MRRAFITLLAANALSVTGTMLCLLAVPWFVLDTTGSPVLTGLASFATTLPIVISAAFGSTMVDRLGFRAVSVLSDLVSGLIVLAVPVLFLTVGLSYPLLLALLFLRWLAATPGETARKAMLPDLSAAAGVRIERATSAYDGVHRGAAMVGAPLAGVLILWLGPNLLLFVDGVTFLLSAALVAAGVPRVERGRRDPAGYAAALRAGLAFLRRDRLQLSATAMIVVVNLLDTGVTQVLLALYAREVTGDPRAFGLLTGVLGAGAVAGTIVYGTAGGRLPMRLTYGWCFLVAGVPRVLVLAMGAPFPAALAVTAMSGFAAGAINPILGILQYDRIPAPLRARVIGTMTAAAYAGMPLGGLLAGSLTAVIGLGATLFAFTGVYLLISVPPFVCRAWRELDRRQPADA; via the coding sequence GTGAGGCGTGCATTCATCACCTTGCTGGCCGCCAACGCCCTTTCCGTCACGGGAACCATGCTCTGCCTGCTCGCCGTCCCGTGGTTCGTCCTGGACACCACCGGCAGCCCCGTGCTCACCGGGCTGGCCTCGTTCGCCACGACGTTGCCCATCGTCATCTCCGCCGCCTTCGGCAGCACGATGGTGGACCGGCTCGGGTTCCGCGCGGTGAGCGTGCTGTCCGACCTGGTCAGCGGGCTGATCGTGCTGGCCGTTCCGGTGCTCTTCCTGACCGTGGGGCTGAGCTACCCGCTGCTGCTGGCGCTGCTGTTCCTGCGCTGGCTGGCGGCCACGCCCGGCGAGACCGCGCGCAAGGCCATGCTGCCCGACCTGTCTGCGGCGGCGGGCGTGCGGATCGAGCGGGCGACGTCCGCCTACGACGGTGTCCACCGCGGGGCCGCGATGGTGGGAGCGCCGCTGGCCGGGGTGCTCATCCTGTGGCTCGGGCCGAACCTGCTGCTGTTCGTGGACGGGGTGACGTTCCTGCTGTCCGCGGCGCTGGTCGCCGCGGGCGTGCCGCGCGTGGAACGGGGGCGGCGCGACCCCGCCGGGTACGCCGCCGCGCTGCGGGCCGGCCTGGCCTTCCTGCGGCGGGACCGGCTGCAGCTCAGCGCCACCGCCATGATCGTGGTGGTGAACCTGCTGGACACCGGCGTGACCCAGGTGCTGCTGGCGCTGTACGCGCGCGAGGTGACCGGCGACCCGCGGGCGTTCGGGCTGCTCACCGGCGTGCTGGGCGCGGGCGCGGTGGCCGGGACCATCGTGTACGGCACGGCCGGCGGCCGATTACCCATGCGGCTGACGTACGGATGGTGCTTCCTCGTGGCCGGGGTGCCGCGCGTGCTGGTGCTGGCCATGGGCGCACCGTTCCCCGCCGCGCTCGCCGTCACGGCGATGTCCGGGTTCGCGGCGGGCGCGATCAACCCCATCCTGGGCATCCTCCAGTACGACCGGATCCCCGCCCCGCTGCGCGCCCGCGTGATCGGCACCATGACGGCGGCCGCGTACGCGGGGATGCCGCTCGGCGGGCTGCTGGCCGGCTCGCTCACCGCGGTCATCGGCCTCGGCGCCACCCTGTTCGCCTTCACCGGCGTCTACCTGCTGATCTCCGTGCCGCCGTTCGTCTGCCGGGCCTGGCGGGAGCTCGACCGGCGTCAGCCGGCCGACGCCTGA